TGAAGCGCATCCCCAGCTCAACCGGGCGCAGCGCAGCGCCATAGAGCAGATACTAACCTCCCGCGATCAGGTTCAGGGATTGCACGGCAGCGCGGGGGTTGGGAAGACGACTGCTCTTGCCGGTGTCCGTGAGGGCGCGGAACAGAGCGGCTATGTGGTCGAGGGCTTCGCCCCGACCTCACGAGCCGCTCGCCAGCTCCGCGACGCGGGCATAGCCGCCGACACGTTGCAGGGTTTCCTTGCCCGTAGCAGGAATGCCGACCCGACGCAGAAGCATCTTTACATGGTTGATGAGTCTTCACTGGCATCGACACAGCAGATGCGAGACTTCCTCAAAAAGATTGGTCCGCAGGACAAGGTGCTGCTCATTGGTGACACACGCCAGCATCAGGGAGTCGATGCCGGAAAGCCCTTCGAACAATTGCAACAGGCCGGGATGCAGACCGCAAAGCTCGATCAGATCGTTCGCCAGAAAGACCCCGAACTGTTAAAAGCTGTCGAGCATCTGTCGAAAAACGAAACCACGCTTGGTGTCCAGATGCTCCAGCAGCAGGGCCGCGTAACTGAGATCGTGGACCCGCAGCAGCGCATCGAGGCCATAGCGAAGAGATACGCCGCCCATCCTGAGAACACCATCATCGTCTCTCCCGACAACGCCTCACGCCGAGCCATCAATCAGGCTGTGCGGCTGGAGTTGCAGACGCTTGGCAGTTTGGACAAGGAAGACCATTCCATGCGAGTGTTAGTGCCACGCTTTGATATGACTGGCGCAGATCGGGCATGGGCCGCTCGCTATCAGGCCGGGGATGTGCTGCGTTACGTTCGGGGAAGCAAGGAGCTTGGCATCGAGGCCGGGAGCTACGCCCAAGTCGTCTCCACGGACCCGAAAGAAAATCGTGTGACCGTGCAAAAGCCGGATGGAGAACGAGTCTCTTATGACCCTTCCCGGTTGCGCGGCATTTCTGCATACCGCGAAATCGAACGGGAGTTTGCGAAAAATGATCGCATCCAATGGACAGCTCCTAATCGTTCGCTCCAGGTTGCTAATCGAGAACTTGGCACGATCCAGAAGATAGGTGAGGACGGAAAGATGACCGTTCTTATGGACGGTGAGAAAGGAAAAACAGTCATATTCGATCCACGAGAAATGCCCCATCTCGATCATGGTTACGCTGTGACCTCACACAGTTCACAGGGTCTTACTGCTGAACGCGTTCTAGTGAATATGGATACGCAGGCCCACCCTGAGCTTATAAATCGCAGATTTGCCTATGTTTCTATCTCGCGGGCTTCCCACGACGCGCAGATTTTCACGGATGACGCCGCATCACTCGGAGAAAAATTGAGCCATAGTGTCACCAAATCTTCTGCACTTGAATTCACGAAGGGGCAGAATTTAGCACCCTTGGCAGGTTTGGATCAAAGTGCTGGCCCTACCACTATCTCGGACAGCGGCCTGGGACTTTCACTTTGACCCTATGGCTGCTCACAAAGGGTTCCGAGGGATCGAATGAGTTCCAAATGTCGCTTGGTGCCGGGCTTTTCTTTCTCTTCTATCGCTTTTGCTTTGCGATGTACGAAGCTTCCCGTTCGAGTCGGTTAATGCTATTGACTAATGTTCCGCCGGCGGCGCCGGCGGAACATAGGCTTTTTATAGCGAGACTTCGACGGCTAAACTTACGGCACCGACAGTTCCCGTGAAGGACAGACCTGGAAATCTTAAGACCGTCGGTGCCCTTGGGCGGCGGTTCGCTGCCGCTGCCCATCTTGATTCGCTGATCGCGGAACAGGGGACGTCCGCGGAACAGTGAGTTTTTCAGTCTTTTCGATTTCTTTGGGTTCGCCATTGCAAAGTTGGCAGGTTTGCGCGTTGGACCTCAAATTGTCTTGGACAGGACTCTCCTCCACAATTTCAAGGGAATAGCGATGCTTGAGTTTCATGCTTGCCCCAGCGAGAATCGTTCGCATGGCTCGGGCGGTTCTGCCCTGCTTGCCAATCACCTTTCCAATGTCGCTGGAAGCAGTCCAGAGCCGGATGAGTGTTTGGTCCGTCTCTTCAATAACCTCTAGCTTTACCGCCGCAGAGTTATCTACGAGCGACCGTGCTATCAACTCGATCAGCAGAGGAACGGGATTTACGGATTCTGAGAATGCGTATTTTGCCTGGTACACGACTCAACCCCCGGCAGCAAGCATTGTTGGGTAAGGACAGAAGTTGTCTGCGGTGCGCCCCCGCAACAGCCCTATAAACCCGAGGTCGGGGAGTTCGAAAACCGGCAAACCGCACGGCTCCTGTGACCTTTAGCTTTAGGGGCCTGGACATAAATCACAGGCTCCCCGACGCAAAGGTGTAGGGAATCGTTTCAATGCGCGATGAGGCGCACCTTACGGTTTGCAGGGGTTTCGACACCCCGGAGCGGCGCGTACCGCCCCGCTTCATGATTCAGGAAAATACTGGAAAAATCAATGAGGAATTCGTTGCGAGACAGGTTATCGAAGGCTCGCCCTCTGTAATCATTCTTCAATTATTAGGAGAAGTAGGCGATAGAACTTGCGGAGCCGTTTGGTATCGATTGTTTCGAGCCACCGATGAATCCTGGCTTTGATGACATCAGGAGTTTCCGTTATGCCATCGACGAACAAAAGATCATCAATGGTCACGTCTAAAGCGAGGGCGATTTTCGCAAGCACATCAAATGGGACGGTCTTAATTCGTCCCGTCTCTACTCGACTAATGTAGTTGTTGGCTCGACCGATCTTCTCGGACAACTCCTCTTGGATCAAACCCTTGGCATTACGCAGCAACACCAACCTAGCGCGAAATTGTTTTCCGTCAAGAGGATGAAGACTCATACCCTTTCAGGATCGAAAAGAAATGCATCTCACGGAAGGACGCAACCCGTACAATATGGTTGACGTATTGTACGTTTTTGGCTACTTTATGGACATGATGCGACAAGTAACTATCTCAGCGAGATTTTCTACGCTGTTTCCTCATCTTGTTTTGAGGTAAGTCGCTGCTCGGAGACACGAAGAAACGGGAGTTCATGGTTTTTTCAAGCAGAACTTGGGGTTGGATATCAATTCCCTCAGCAACGCGAAAAACCGTTCTGAGACTTGGCCCCTGTATGCCGCGCTCCAAATCACTAATGAACGTGCGGTCCAACCCCGTAGCCTTATACAAAGTCATCTGCGAGATCTTCTTCTTTAATCTGGCCTTGCGCATTTCATCCCCAAAGGCCCGCTCGACGCCATCCCGAGGTTGAATTTGTTTTCGCTTAGCCATCCCGCTTTCTATGGTCTATTTTTGTCGGTAATTGCCCAACGGGTAGTTACCGACAATCGCTCCGCTTTATTGTCTGTCGATCTCTGTTTTTCGGATGGCGTCTACGAACTTAACGACTGGAATGCCGCAACATGACTTCCGAGGCCGCTGCGTTCTTCCCAAACACGATCTCACGCGAGGACGAAGCGCGGTCGCCACAACCTCTCCCAGTATCTAAATCAGGACAGACCGTTCTCGCAGCAGAGCTTGCGACCGATTCCTATTCTTCCGAAAACGCAACCGTATCTCCGGCACCCGCAGAGCTGCCCGAAAGGATTGCCGAGTACAGCGATGATGTTCTGCTCAAGGAAACGGGGAAAGGAAACAAGGAAGCACTCTCAATTCTTTTCCGTCGATATGCGCGCCCCGTTCGCAATGTCGCTGCGAAAATTTTGAAGAATAAGCAGGAGGCCGAAGACCTGGTCCAAGATGTATTCCTCTACATCTTTCGTAAGGCCGATCAATTCGACCCGGCACTAGGGAACGCCGGATCATGGATCATCCATGTGACCTATCATCGAGCATTCGATCAAAGACGTCGGCTCAACTCACGTCACTTCTATAATGGGGAGGATCTGGAGAATGCAACAGTTCACCTCGCAGCACCTTATGTTCCGCCGAGAATCGAGCACTCAATTCAAGGCGTCCTCGGTGCTGAGCTTCTGGAGAAATTCAATAAGCACCTCTCGGAAGACCAACGCCGCGTGATTCAACTCTGTGTCTTCGAGGGATACTCCCTTAGAGATGTTGCAGAGATCACCAACCAACCAATTGTCAACGTAAGAAGCCAGTATTACCGTGGCCTGCAACGAATGCGGCGATACGTTCTGCCAGAAGCGTTTCGGTCAAAGTGAGAGATAATCGTCAAACGCTCTCAAGCCAAGGAGTGAAGTTTTTGCCGTCAAACACCCATGACGATTTTCTGCGGCTATGCGCCCTCTCCACCACTGGAGAACTGACATCAGAAGAAGAGATAGAGCTGACTGAACATTTGCGCCACTGCGCAACCTGCAAGGCCGCACTCATTGAATTTGAACAGGTCGTGGCCAGTCTCTTACCGGCGATTGCAGCGGAATCAGCGCCAGAGATGCAGGACGCCTCTGAGTCGGATGATTGGTCCATCGAAAACGCTGAAAAGGCGCTCTTGCAAGCTGTCGAACAGCATCATGAAGACAAAGCCGAGACGGACTTTCTCCGTTCGAAGTCACAGCATACGAATCGTATTCGTGCTTTTGCAGCGATCCTCGCAATCGGAGCCACCATCGGGACGGCAGCGTACTATGCCCACCATCAGGCCATAAACGAAGCAACATTACGGAAATCGCCAGAAATTCCGGTCCAACCTCGCTCAGTTCTCCAGAAACCAGGCTCATCGCTTGTAGCCGTGCATCCGCAGGAATCAGCTTCCAACAACACTGCCGTGGAGGTTGCAGAACTTCGGCGTAGGCTGCTTCATGAGCAATCACGAAATGCGGCCTTGCAAAACGAATTGGCGCAAACACAAGATCAGATGAACCAGAGGGTAGAAGCTCTGGGAGATGCAGTCAGGGATCGAGATCAACTAAGGCAACAGGCCGCGCTTGATTTGGCCGAAAAGACTGCCCTGAAAAACAAACTGGTCTCTCTCGAAACAACGGCACCTGATAATACAGACCGCGTGAAAGCCCTTGAAGCGCAGGTGACTGTCCTCAACGCGTTGGCAGAGGAAAAAGATAAGGCTATCGCTCAGGAGGCCGAGCTACTCCAGCATGACCGGGAGATTCGCAATCTGATGGGCGCTCGTAATCTCTATATTGCAGAAATCTATGATGTCTCCAAGACCGGGAGCACACAGAAACCATTTGGCCGAGTCTTCTACACCAGAGACAAGTCGTTGGTCTTCTATGGCTTTGATCTCGATCAACAGAGTCATGTGAAGACGACAAGTGTTTTTCAGGCGTGGGGACGTAAAGATGCTGAGCACGATGTCAGTCTTGGCATCCTGTACCAGGATGATGCAAGTCATAATCGCTGGGTATTGAAGTTCAATGATGCTGCAACCCTCGCTCACCTCGACGCGGTGTTTGTGACGATTGAACCAAGCGGGGGCAGTCCCAAGCCAAGCTCAAAACCTCTGCTATTCACATATCTAAAGCTCCCCGCCAATCATCCATAGACATTGTGTTAATTCGTGGCTTCTTCGAGTAGGAGATGTCACATTTACTCGCAGCCTCAACGTAAGTGAGATGAACACCCACATCTCTCTTTGATTGAGGAGAAATACCTTGAAGTATTTGTGTGCCATTTTTCTCAGTGTCGCGGCCATATGTTTCACAACTTCAGTAATAGCGCAGTCAACAACAGCGACAATCAGCGGTCTCGTGCTTGATTCGGCAGGCAAAGTAATCACAGACGCGGATGTCGCAATATTGAACGAGGCTACAGGACTTCAGTACAACAGCAAGACGAATAACGTTGGCCTTTATGCTGTCTCGATACTTCCACCAGGACAGTATCGCGTTCAGGTCTCGAAAAATGGATATAAAACAATCATCAAGTCTGATACAACCCTGAATGTTCAAAGCGCGGTTGCTCTAAACTTCACCCTTCCTGTAGGCGCAGCATCTGAAAGCATCACAGTCGAGGGGGAGTCTTCACTGATAAACACCACTGACGCCTCGGTCAGCACGGTAGTCGATCATGCCTTCGTTGAAAACATGCCCCTAAATGGCAGAAGCTTCCAAGACCTCATTGCAATGACGCCTGGTGTCACAACTCAAAGCTCACAACAAACAGCAGCAATCGGTGAGCAGGGAGACTTCAGTGTCAATGGCCAGCGAACGGAATCAAATGCATATTCGGTAGATGGAGTGTCGGGAAACATCAATGCGGGATACCCAAATGGATATCCCCAAGCCGCTACGGGCGGCACAGTTGCAGCCGGGACTGCATTAGGTACTACCCAAAGTCTGATCTCAGTTGATGCATTGCAAGAATTCAGAATCAGCAGTTCGTCCTACTCCGCAGAGTTTGGTAGAAGTCCGGGAGGACAGATTTCTCTTTCAACAAGGTCTGGAACAAACATCCTGCACGGCACTATTTTCGATTATCTCCGTAATGATATTTTCGATGCGAACGACTGGTTCAATAACCACAATGGTGCGCCTAAGACTGCCATTCGGCAGAACGACTTTGGCGGTACAGTCGGTGGTCCGATTAGAATAGGGAAACTCTATGATGGTCGTGATAAAAGCTTCTTTTTTGTGTCCTATGAAGGGCTGCGACTCGTAGTACCGACAGCAGCGACAACACAGTATGTCCCGTCACTAGCAGTCAGAGCAGGAACGACAGATACCCTCAAGCCGATCTTCAGTGCCTTTCCTTTACCGACAGGACCAGAAATACAGATTCCATGCAGTACAGGAACTAATAATTGCCCTAATGGACAACCTACAGGCACCCTTGTGCCCAGTGGGCTTTCATCGTTTGTCAAGAATTATTCGTTACCGGGAGACATTGATAGCACATCAGTCAGGTTAGATCATCGGATATCGTCCAAGCACAGCGCCTTTTTCCGCGTTGGGTATACCCCAACAACAGCAAGTAGCCGCACTCTATCTTCGCTCGCCAAGCAGTCATTTAAGACCACGACCTATACGTTCGGAGTCACAAGTCAGCTAACCAACAACATCAGTAATGAATTTCGATATGGATATGCTGAAAGTAAATCGGACAACAATGTAAGTCTCGATACTTTTGGCGGCGCTGTGCCGATCGATATGGCGGCTGCGTTTGGAATACCCGCTAGTTACCCAAGCACCCAGCCAGAACCCTATTTAACCGTATCGGGGGTGGGGACGACATACGTTTACCCCTACCATGTAAATAATCAACTAGCCCAGACAAATGTGACAGACACCTTTGCATTGACAAGGGGACATCACTCTTTTCGACTAGGAATTGATTATCGACACTTCGATTCCCCCTTGAATCCGCCGTTATTTACGGGGTTCGGCTTTTTCTATACGCGCCAAGAAATGTTGAGCAATATTACAGATAGTATCCAGCTCACAAAACGAATAGGCTCTGATCCTATATTCAACCAGTTTTCCGCATTCGTTCAGGATGAGTGGAAGGTACTTCCTGCTTTGACGGTATCAATGGGCGTTCGATGGGATATATCGCCACCACCCAAAGGGTCAAACGGAAATGATGCTTATGCTTTGAGGGGGAACCTATCCGATCCATCCTCAATTACTGTCGCGCCAAAAGGCACCCCTCCATGGAACACGGCATACTTCAATTTTGCGCCCCGGTTAGGCGTAGCATGGGTTGTACATCCAAGTTCAGGGTGGGAGACAGTCGTTCGTGGTGGTGGTGGCGTCTTTTTTGACACAGGGAGCCAAAATGCAACTCTTGGATACACGGGCATTGGTTTCCAATCAACAAAGACGGCGTCCTCAACTCCTCTGCCCTTTACTCCGGCTCAACTTGACTTCTCTGTATCTGCATCTGCGCCCTATACGTCCGATGTAGCATACGGTTTTCCTCAACATCTTCAGTCGCCATATACCCTCGAATGGAACGCTGCTGTGCAGCAGTCACTAGGGAAGTCTCAAGCACTAACACTTACTTATATTGGGTCAAACGGACGGCGACTTCAACAGGCCCAGATCATACGCAATCCAAACTTCGAGCTTCTATATTATTTCCCTAGTGGCGTAACCTCTAACTACAACGCCCTACAGGCCACACTTCAGAGATCAATAGTCAGGGGACTGCAAGGGCTGGCCAGTTACACATGGTCGCATTCCTTCGATTATGGTTCCACAAGTGCGTCTTACCCGGCCACGTATGGGAATTCTGATTTTGACATCAGGAGTAACTTCCAAGCCGGACTGTCATGGACCCTTTCTGGCTATACCAATAACGAAGTAGTCAAATCTCTGTTGAACGGTTGGGGCCTAGATGGTCGTGTCAACGCACGAACGGCATTCCCAATCACCCTTACAGGCAACAGTCTTTTTGATGCGAGCGGAAGTCTCTACTATAGCGGCGTGAATTACGACAGTTCACGACCTACATATTTATATGGAAGCCGATATCCGGGAGGAAAGGCAATAAATGGCGGTGTAAATAATCCGAATACGCCCGCCTTCTATTTG
This is a stretch of genomic DNA from Granulicella sp. WH15. It encodes these proteins:
- a CDS encoding anti-sigma factor; the encoded protein is MPSNTHDDFLRLCALSTTGELTSEEEIELTEHLRHCATCKAALIEFEQVVASLLPAIAAESAPEMQDASESDDWSIENAEKALLQAVEQHHEDKAETDFLRSKSQHTNRIRAFAAILAIGATIGTAAYYAHHQAINEATLRKSPEIPVQPRSVLQKPGSSLVAVHPQESASNNTAVEVAELRRRLLHEQSRNAALQNELAQTQDQMNQRVEALGDAVRDRDQLRQQAALDLAEKTALKNKLVSLETTAPDNTDRVKALEAQVTVLNALAEEKDKAIAQEAELLQHDREIRNLMGARNLYIAEIYDVSKTGSTQKPFGRVFYTRDKSLVFYGFDLDQQSHVKTTSVFQAWGRKDAEHDVSLGILYQDDASHNRWVLKFNDAATLAHLDAVFVTIEPSGGSPKPSSKPLLFTYLKLPANHP
- a CDS encoding RNA polymerase sigma factor, whose amino-acid sequence is MTSEAAAFFPNTISREDEARSPQPLPVSKSGQTVLAAELATDSYSSENATVSPAPAELPERIAEYSDDVLLKETGKGNKEALSILFRRYARPVRNVAAKILKNKQEAEDLVQDVFLYIFRKADQFDPALGNAGSWIIHVTYHRAFDQRRRLNSRHFYNGEDLENATVHLAAPYVPPRIEHSIQGVLGAELLEKFNKHLSEDQRRVIQLCVFEGYSLRDVAEITNQPIVNVRSQYYRGLQRMRRYVLPEAFRSK
- a CDS encoding KH domain-containing protein → MYQAKYAFSESVNPVPLLIELIARSLVDNSAAVKLEVIEETDQTLIRLWTASSDIGKVIGKQGRTARAMRTILAGASMKLKHRYSLEIVEESPVQDNLRSNAQTCQLCNGEPKEIEKTEKLTVPRTSPVPRSANQDGQRQRTAAQGHRRS
- a CDS encoding helix-turn-helix transcriptional regulator translates to MSLHPLDGKQFRARLVLLRNAKGLIQEELSEKIGRANNYISRVETGRIKTVPFDVLAKIALALDVTIDDLLFVDGITETPDVIKARIHRWLETIDTKRLRKFYRLLLLIIEE
- a CDS encoding helix-turn-helix transcriptional regulator, translated to MAKRKQIQPRDGVERAFGDEMRKARLKKKISQMTLYKATGLDRTFISDLERGIQGPSLRTVFRVAEGIDIQPQVLLEKTMNSRFFVSPSSDLPQNKMRKQRRKSR
- a CDS encoding TonB-dependent receptor codes for the protein MKYLCAIFLSVAAICFTTSVIAQSTTATISGLVLDSAGKVITDADVAILNEATGLQYNSKTNNVGLYAVSILPPGQYRVQVSKNGYKTIIKSDTTLNVQSAVALNFTLPVGAASESITVEGESSLINTTDASVSTVVDHAFVENMPLNGRSFQDLIAMTPGVTTQSSQQTAAIGEQGDFSVNGQRTESNAYSVDGVSGNINAGYPNGYPQAATGGTVAAGTALGTTQSLISVDALQEFRISSSSYSAEFGRSPGGQISLSTRSGTNILHGTIFDYLRNDIFDANDWFNNHNGAPKTAIRQNDFGGTVGGPIRIGKLYDGRDKSFFFVSYEGLRLVVPTAATTQYVPSLAVRAGTTDTLKPIFSAFPLPTGPEIQIPCSTGTNNCPNGQPTGTLVPSGLSSFVKNYSLPGDIDSTSVRLDHRISSKHSAFFRVGYTPTTASSRTLSSLAKQSFKTTTYTFGVTSQLTNNISNEFRYGYAESKSDNNVSLDTFGGAVPIDMAAAFGIPASYPSTQPEPYLTVSGVGTTYVYPYHVNNQLAQTNVTDTFALTRGHHSFRLGIDYRHFDSPLNPPLFTGFGFFYTRQEMLSNITDSIQLTKRIGSDPIFNQFSAFVQDEWKVLPALTVSMGVRWDISPPPKGSNGNDAYALRGNLSDPSSITVAPKGTPPWNTAYFNFAPRLGVAWVVHPSSGWETVVRGGGGVFFDTGSQNATLGYTGIGFQSTKTASSTPLPFTPAQLDFSVSASAPYTSDVAYGFPQHLQSPYTLEWNAAVQQSLGKSQALTLTYIGSNGRRLQQAQIIRNPNFELLYYFPSGVTSNYNALQATLQRSIVRGLQGLASYTWSHSFDYGSTSASYPATYGNSDFDIRSNFQAGLSWTLSGYTNNEVVKSLLNGWGLDGRVNARTAFPITLTGNSLFDASGSLYYSGVNYDSSRPTYLYGSRYPGGKAINGGVNNPNTPAFYLPTGTSAGNAPRNLVRAFGALQINTAVRREFRLYEGLNLQFRAEAFNVLNHPVFGYVDPTLTDALFGKTTKTLSQSLGASSALYQQGGPRSMQFALKLLF
- the mobF gene encoding MobF family relaxase, giving the protein MLTISKPLSATQAQTYHAKEFTAAEQNYWKQGDTIRGEWHGKLADTFGLSGAVGAEEFSRLSEGQHPATMEQLVKHRKVHEYQTEDGKTVAPAEHRAGWDATFSAPKSVSLTALVGGDERVREAHQQAVNVALKELERYTQARIGGNRPAEITGQLVAAKFQHDTARPVDGYAAPQLHTHVVIFNMTERENGQIRALQERSFFESQNYATAIYQSHLTYQLRNLGYEIESGKSGAPEIKGYSQEYLDASSPRRQQIVEAVARSGFSGPEAAQIAARNTRDKKVILSPSEVMAAHRQIASEFGNQAHRVVSEAQERRQSQTQERPAEERKQQAHSALTFARDRSFEREAVIDERVLFVDAMRRGMGETTYPEVRASFDARVASGEFRVVPGEKHDSGRRFTTAETIRTENEIVEKVRDGQGRATQLMSVERAIPLTEAHPQLNRAQRSAIEQILTSRDQVQGLHGSAGVGKTTALAGVREGAEQSGYVVEGFAPTSRAARQLRDAGIAADTLQGFLARSRNADPTQKHLYMVDESSLASTQQMRDFLKKIGPQDKVLLIGDTRQHQGVDAGKPFEQLQQAGMQTAKLDQIVRQKDPELLKAVEHLSKNETTLGVQMLQQQGRVTEIVDPQQRIEAIAKRYAAHPENTIIVSPDNASRRAINQAVRLELQTLGSLDKEDHSMRVLVPRFDMTGADRAWAARYQAGDVLRYVRGSKELGIEAGSYAQVVSTDPKENRVTVQKPDGERVSYDPSRLRGISAYREIEREFAKNDRIQWTAPNRSLQVANRELGTIQKIGEDGKMTVLMDGEKGKTVIFDPREMPHLDHGYAVTSHSSQGLTAERVLVNMDTQAHPELINRRFAYVSISRASHDAQIFTDDAASLGEKLSHSVTKSSALEFTKGQNLAPLAGLDQSAGPTTISDSGLGLSL